A portion of the bacterium genome contains these proteins:
- a CDS encoding DUF1957 domain-containing protein, giving the protein MSPRRGALVLMLHAHLPWVRHPEHPFFLEEHWLFEAVVETYLPLLESCRAMVRDGVPFRLTVDVSPTLAAMLADPLLRKRTTAYIDRLLDFLPREAERAAGNPALAKVVAFYRERLTRLRRLYVKTLDRDILAELSRLARDGVLELAACPATHPLLPLLMDRPALLRGQIRTAVREHERVFGVAPRGVWLPECAYAPPLERYLAEADLRWFVVDAHAFDAARPRPAAGVHAPLSTEYGVAAFARDIDSARQVWSAQFGYPGDPLYREFYRDAGWDLPADYVAPIIDPSGERMFTGLKYHRVTDRAGSRREIYDPDAARARADLHAGHFFDARVAAARALAARLGRPPVVVCPYDAELFGHWWFEGPWFLEQVVRKMAYDQDELELATPSDVLGRVPERSVASLEASSWGAGGYFEMWLTHANEGRLPALAAVEDRFLALLAEYEGRAPFVDRVLKQMAREVMLAEASDWAFLAAAGTASSYAQSRFRGHVDRFAALDRMLSEGALDEALVAECERRDPLFPSLDLADFV; this is encoded by the coding sequence TTGAGCCCGCGGCGCGGCGCGCTCGTGCTGATGCTGCACGCCCACCTGCCGTGGGTGCGGCATCCCGAGCACCCGTTCTTCCTCGAGGAACACTGGCTGTTCGAGGCGGTCGTCGAGACCTACCTGCCGCTGCTCGAGTCGTGCCGCGCGATGGTCCGCGACGGCGTGCCGTTCCGGCTGACGGTGGACGTCTCGCCGACGCTCGCCGCGATGCTCGCCGATCCGCTGCTCCGCAAGCGGACGACCGCCTACATCGACCGCCTGCTCGACTTCCTGCCGCGCGAGGCGGAGCGCGCCGCGGGAAACCCCGCGTTGGCGAAGGTCGTGGCGTTCTACCGCGAGCGCCTGACGCGCCTGCGCCGCCTCTACGTCAAGACGCTCGATCGGGACATCCTCGCCGAACTCTCGCGTCTCGCGCGGGACGGCGTGCTCGAACTCGCCGCCTGCCCGGCGACCCACCCGCTGCTGCCGCTGCTGATGGACCGGCCGGCGCTGCTGCGCGGCCAGATCCGCACCGCGGTGCGCGAGCACGAGCGGGTCTTCGGCGTCGCGCCGCGCGGCGTCTGGCTGCCCGAATGCGCCTACGCGCCGCCGCTCGAGCGCTACCTCGCCGAGGCCGACCTGCGCTGGTTCGTCGTGGACGCGCACGCCTTCGACGCCGCGCGTCCGCGCCCCGCCGCGGGCGTGCACGCGCCGCTCTCGACCGAGTACGGCGTCGCCGCGTTCGCGCGGGACATCGACTCGGCGCGGCAGGTCTGGTCGGCGCAGTTCGGCTATCCGGGCGATCCGCTCTACCGCGAGTTCTACCGCGACGCGGGCTGGGACCTGCCCGCCGACTACGTCGCGCCGATCATCGACCCGTCGGGCGAGCGGATGTTCACCGGGCTCAAGTACCACCGCGTGACCGACCGCGCCGGCTCGCGGCGCGAGATCTACGACCCCGACGCGGCGCGGGCCCGCGCCGACCTGCACGCCGGCCACTTCTTCGACGCGCGGGTCGCCGCGGCGCGCGCCCTCGCGGCGCGGCTCGGCCGTCCGCCAGTCGTCGTCTGCCCCTACGACGCGGAGCTGTTCGGCCACTGGTGGTTCGAAGGCCCGTGGTTCCTCGAGCAGGTCGTGCGGAAGATGGCCTACGACCAGGACGAGCTCGAGCTGGCGACCCCCTCCGACGTTCTCGGCCGCGTCCCGGAGCGCTCGGTCGCGTCGCTCGAGGCGAGCTCGTGGGGCGCGGGCGGCTACTTCGAGATGTGGCTCACCCACGCCAACGAGGGACGGCTTCCCGCGCTGGCCGCGGTGGAGGACCGCTTCCTCGCGCTGCTCGCCGAATACGAGGGGCGCGCGCCGTTCGTGGACCGCGTCCTCAAGCAGATGGCGCGCGAGGTGATGCTGGCCGAAGCGTCCGACTGGGCGTTCCTCGCCGCCGCGGGGACCGCGTCGTCGTACGCGCAGAGCCGCTTCCGCGGCCACGTGGACCGCTTCGCCGCGCTCGACCGGATGCTCTCCGAAGGGGCGCTCGACGAGGCGCTCGTCGCGGAGTGCGAGCGGCGCGACCCGCTGTTCCCGTCGCTCGATTTGGCCGACTTCGTCTGA
- a CDS encoding TrmJ/YjtD family RNA methyltransferase has translation MAALTDTFARIRVVLVGPTYDGNLGQVARAMRNFGLSRLTLVGGKADPDADEARWFARAEGQAVLDNVVRRDTLAEALADCRCVIGTSRRQGHARGHGSSPADIFAATTPWSAPWETAIVFGREAHGLFTEELDLCQHHLVIPSDEACPSLNLAHAVVVVGYMLSEAARADLARRAEAAVSDPETDPAPHDVLEAMYAQARRVWKRIGYIQTPKPSTHLRRWRRIFGRAKLTESDVRVVRAMLHQTDWVAEIAEIPQGGPEEAPSGFFDKHRVHLSVGAEEREPAPSNGRPQDADGD, from the coding sequence ATGGCCGCTCTCACCGACACCTTCGCCCGCATTCGGGTCGTGCTCGTCGGCCCGACGTACGACGGCAACCTCGGCCAAGTCGCGAGGGCGATGCGCAACTTCGGCCTGTCGCGGCTGACGCTCGTCGGCGGCAAGGCCGATCCGGACGCCGACGAGGCGCGGTGGTTCGCGCGCGCCGAAGGACAGGCGGTCCTCGACAACGTCGTCCGCCGCGACACGCTGGCCGAGGCGCTCGCCGACTGCCGCTGCGTGATCGGCACGTCGCGCCGCCAAGGGCACGCCCGCGGGCACGGCTCGTCGCCGGCCGACATCTTCGCCGCGACGACGCCGTGGAGCGCGCCGTGGGAGACCGCGATCGTCTTCGGGCGCGAGGCGCACGGCCTCTTCACGGAAGAGCTCGACCTCTGCCAGCATCACCTCGTGATCCCCTCCGACGAGGCCTGCCCGTCGCTCAACCTGGCGCACGCGGTTGTCGTCGTCGGCTACATGCTCTCCGAGGCCGCGCGGGCCGACCTCGCACGCCGCGCGGAGGCGGCGGTCTCCGACCCGGAGACCGACCCGGCGCCGCACGACGTGCTCGAGGCGATGTACGCGCAGGCGCGGCGCGTCTGGAAGCGGATCGGCTACATCCAGACGCCCAAGCCGAGCACGCACCTGCGCCGCTGGAGGCGGATCTTCGGCCGGGCGAAGCTGACCGAATCGGACGTGCGCGTCGTGCGCGCGATGCTCCACCAGACCGACTGGGTCGCGGAAATCGCCGAGATTCCGCAGGGCGGTCCGGAGGAGGCGCCGTCGGGATTCTTCGACAAGCACCGCGTCCATCTCTCCGTCGGCGCCGAGGAACGCGAGCCGGCGCCGTCGAACGGTCGCCCGCAGGACGCGGACGGGGACTGA
- a CDS encoding ATP-binding cassette domain-containing protein: protein MADILAFENIHKSYGDVAAVRGVSFGVPEGEVFGLLGPNGAGKTTLIRILMDIIRADEGQVRLFGEPLDREQLDRIGYLPEERGLYKKQKVADVLAYFGQLKGLPHGEARRRAVLWLKKVNLEETVSWNVERLSKGMAQKVQIAATLLFEPPLAILDEPFSGLDPVNVRLVQDIIIERRRAGLTTILSTHQMNMVEALCDRVALINKGQLMVYGEVEAVRERWSKPEVRVGMNGAEPPAVAGVLQKRREDNGNWRLLLDEGVLPAVVLRDLVQAGAPVQRFEKVLAPMEDVFINVVEGVRQ from the coding sequence GTGGCCGACATTCTGGCTTTCGAGAACATCCACAAGAGCTACGGCGACGTGGCCGCGGTGCGCGGCGTCTCGTTCGGCGTGCCGGAAGGGGAGGTCTTCGGCCTCCTCGGGCCGAACGGCGCCGGCAAGACGACGCTGATCCGCATCCTGATGGACATCATCCGCGCCGACGAAGGGCAGGTGAGGCTCTTCGGCGAGCCGCTCGACCGCGAGCAGCTCGACCGGATCGGCTACCTGCCGGAGGAGCGCGGCCTCTACAAGAAGCAGAAGGTCGCCGACGTCCTCGCCTACTTCGGTCAGCTCAAGGGGCTGCCGCACGGCGAGGCGCGCCGCCGCGCCGTCTTGTGGCTGAAGAAGGTCAACCTCGAGGAGACCGTCTCCTGGAACGTCGAGCGGCTCTCCAAGGGGATGGCGCAGAAGGTGCAGATCGCCGCGACGCTGCTCTTCGAGCCGCCGCTGGCGATCCTCGACGAGCCGTTCTCCGGGCTCGACCCGGTCAACGTGCGCCTCGTGCAGGACATCATCATCGAGCGCCGCCGCGCCGGCCTGACGACGATCCTCTCGACCCACCAGATGAACATGGTCGAGGCGCTGTGCGACCGCGTGGCCCTGATCAACAAGGGGCAGCTGATGGTCTACGGCGAGGTCGAGGCGGTGCGCGAGCGCTGGTCGAAGCCGGAAGTCCGCGTGGGGATGAACGGCGCGGAGCCGCCGGCGGTCGCCGGCGTGCTGCAGAAGCGGCGCGAGGACAACGGCAACTGGCGGCTGCTGCTCGACGAAGGGGTCCTGCCGGCGGTCGTGCTGCGCGACCTGGTCCAGGCGGGCGCGCCGGTCCAGCGGTTCGAGAAGGTCCTGGCGCCGATGGAAGACGTCTTCATCAACGTCGTCGAGGGGGTGCGGCAGTGA